The sequence GATGCCGGCGCCCGCAAGGGCCGCGATTTCGCGCCGGAGCGCAACGACACCACGGTCAACGTGTTCGAGTCCGTGGTCAGCCACGTCATGGCCTTGCAGGCTAGCCGCAAGAAGGTCGTGATCGCGCTTTGGACCGAAGGCTCGCGCGACCGCATGACCTCGATGCTGCGCGACCACAAGCTGACCCACACCACCAGCGTCAACTCCTGGCGCACGGTGCAGGCGACCCCGCGCAACGAGACCATGCTCGCCGTGCTCGGCCTCGAGAGCGGTTTCGAGACCGACGAGATCGCTGTCATCAGCGAGCAGGACATTCTCGGCGACCGCCTGGTGCGGCCGCGCAAGGCGAGCCGCAAGCTTGACAATTTCATCTCGGAGGTGACGAGCCTTACCGCCGGCGACATCGTCGTCCACGTCGACCACGGCATCGGCCGCTTCATCGGCCTGCAGACCCTCGACGTCGCCGGCGCGCCGCATGACTGCCTCGAGCTGCATTATGCCGCCGAGACGAAGCTGTTCCTCCCGGTCGAGAACATCGAGCTGTTGTCGCGCTACGGCTCCGACCAGACCACGGTCGAGCTCGACCGACTCGGCGGAAGCGGCTGGCAGAACCGCAAGGCGAAGCTCAAGAACCGCATCCGCGAGATTGCGGGCGAATTGATCAAGATTGCCGCCGAACGGCAGTTGCACGATGCGCCGAAGCTGCCGGTGCAGCCGGGCCTCTACGACGAGTTCTGCGCGCGCTTCCCCTATGACGAGACCGAGGACCAGCTGGGGGCGATCGAGTCCACGCTGAAGGACCTCGAAAAGGGCCGTCCCATGGACCGGCTGATCTGCGGCGACGTCGGCTTCGGCAAGACCGAGGTGGCGTTGCGCGCGGCCTTCGCTGTCGCGCTCGAAGGCAAGCAGGTCGCGGTGGTGGTGCCGACCACGCTGCTGGCCCGTCAGCACTACAGGACGTTCAGCGAGCGCTTCAAGGGCTTCCCAGTCAATGTCGCGCAGGCCTCGCGCCTGGTCCCGACCAAGCAGCTCAACGAGGTCAAGAAGGGCCTCGCCGACGGCTCGGTCGACATTGTCGTCGGCACCCATGCGCTGCTCGGCAAGGCCATCAAATTCCGCGATCTGGGCCTGCTCATCGTCGACGAGGAGCAGCATTTTGGCGTCAGCCACAAGGAGCGGCTGAAGGCGTTGCGCGCCGAGGTGCACGTGCTGACGCTATCGGCGACGCCGATCCCGCGCACCTTGCAACTGGCGCTCACCGGCGTGCGCGAGCTCTCGATCATCGCTTCGCCCCCCGTCGACCGCCTTGCGGTCCGCACCTTCGTCGCCCCGCACGATCCGCTGATGATCCGTGAGGCGCTGCTGCGCGAGCGCTATCGCGGCGGCCAGGCCTTCTATGTGGTGCCGCGCATCGACGACCTCGCCGAGGTCAAGGATTTCCTCGACAAGAACGTGCCGGAGATGAAGGTCGCGGTCGCGCATGGGCAGATGCCACCGGCCGTGATCGAGGACATCATGACCGCGTTCTATGACGGCAAATTCGACATCCTCTTGTCGACCACGATCGTGGAATCCGGCCTCGATATTCCTAACGCCAACACGCTGATCGTGCACCGCGCCGACATGTTCGGCCTCGCCCAGCTCTACCAGCTCCGCGGCCGCGTCGGCCGCTCCAAGCTGCGCGCCTATGCGCTGTTCACGCTGCCGGCGCAGCAGAAGATCACCGCGCAGGCCGAGCGCCGGCTCACCGTGCTGCAATCGCTGGAGACGCTCGGCGCCGGCTTCCAGCTCGCCTCCCACGACCTCGACATCCGCGGCGCCGGCAATCTGCTCGGCGAGGAGCAGTCCGGCCACATCAAGGAGGTCGGCTTCGAGCTCTACCAGTCGATGCTGGAGGAGGCGATCGTCAACCTCAAGGCCGGCGTGGCCGAGCCCGCCGCCGACCGCTGGTCGCCGCAGATCACCATCGGCATGCCCGTGCTGATCCCGGAGGATTACGTCGGCGATCTCTCGGTGCGGCTGTCGCTGTACCGACGTCTGGCCGATCTCGACACCGAGGAGGAGATCGAGAACTTCGGCGCCGAGATGCGCGACCGCTTCGGCGTGCTGCCGGACGAGGTGCGCTACCTGTTCAAGGTCGCCGCGATCAAGGCGTTCTGCCGCAGAGCCAATGTCGAGAAGATCGACGCGGGCCCGAAGGGCGCTGTCATCGTCTTCCGCGACAATTCCTTCGCCCATCCCGATCGTCTTGTGACCTTCATCCGCAGCCATGGCCAGGCCGCCAAGGTGCGGCCCGACATGAAGGTGGTGTTTTTGCAGGACTGGGAGACGCCGGAGGAGCGCCTCGCCGGCACCACGGAGATCATGCGCCAGCTGGCGCAGCTTGCGGAGAGCAAGAAGGCGGCTTGAGGGGACGCTCTCGCCACGTCATTGCGAGGAGCCCTTGCGGCGAAGCAATCCAGAATCGTTCCGCGGAGACAGTCTGGATTGCTTCGCTGCGCTCGCAATGACGGTGCTTGTTGCGACAACCCGCGAAAAACTACGACGCCGCGCGCGACGCATCCGCCGACAGCCGGGCCAGCAGCGACCTCGCCGTATCCGACGGCGATAGCGAGTCCACGCTGACCACGGGATCGCTGCGCATCTCGTGCTTGCCGTTCGAGGTGTGGCGCATCACCGCCGACAAGCGGCGCGCGATCATGTGCGCGGTGCGGAAATCGGTCTCCGCGAACACGACGATGACCGAGCCGTCCTTCTGCGCCGCGCCAAAATCCATCTGCCGCATCAGGCGGCTGAGGATGCGCGCGGCATCGAGCTGGGCACGGGAGTTGCCGGGGTCGAAGGCGAACCGCGCGACCGAGAGGCCGCCGCCGCGCGCCAGCGTCTGCTCGACCGCCTTGGCGAAATCGCGGGCAAAGGCTTCCACCGTGAGCAGGCCGCTGCGCGGATCGAGCCAGCCGCCGGCGTCGATCGAACGCAGCGTGCGGCTCAGCTGCGCTTCCATCGCGTGCTGGCGGATCAGGGGCAGCGCGTTGGCGGCGACTTTTACCGGCTCCCCCGGGATCAGCTCGAGATTGGGCAGGTCGTAGGTCTGGGTCAGCTGGTGGACGGTGACGATCACGGGCAGGCTGCGGAAGCGGGTGTCCTCGGCGAGCACCGTGAGAAAGGCATCCGTCACGCGCGCCGTAAAACCCTCGGCGAGCACGACGCCGTCGAGGTCGCGGGTGTTGAGATGCTTTGCCGCAGCCTCGATCGAAAGCGCGCCGACGACGCCGACGCGCTCGCCGAGCGCGACGGAGAGCGCCGGGTAGGCCGCGCCGCGGCCGATCAGCAGCACGGTGGCATCGCGCGCCGGATCGCTCTCCGGCAGCGTGACTTTGGCTTCCGGCAGCCGGCGCAGCACGGTGGCATGAAGGGTGCGCACGCGCAGTGCGGCGCGGAGCCGCGCGATCAGGCGATCGGAATTGCCGCCGCGCGAGGTGAAGGGCAGGGCGTTGTGCGGCAGCGTGCCCGCCGCATCCATGGCCACGAAGGGCACGTAGGGCAATTGGTCGGCGATCTTTCTGGAGAGCCCAGCCATATGCGGCTCGTGTCCCGCATGCATCGCGGCGAGGACCGCGGCAGGCTGCACCTGCTCGACCGCGCGCGCCGCGCTGGCCCAGTCCGTCTCGACCACGGGAAACAGCCGGGCCTCGTCCAGCGCCGCAATGAAGGGCGGCCGTTCGGCATTGGACACAAACAGGATCGGGCCCGCCTGGGACATCAAAAGACTCTGATCACGCAACAGATGCTGCGCAATCTAGTCCGGGCGCCTTAATGCAGCGTCAATGCTGAGCGCGAAACTGCGGCTAGACCGGACCGGAGCGGTCGCGAAAAGCCTCGACCATCAGGGGGTTAAGCCCGAGTTGGCTGAGCGCCTCGCGGGCCCTCGCATTGTCCTGGGCTCGTCCTGCGAGCCGGTGGCCGGAAAGCCGGTCGGGCAGCGCGGTGAGCAGGGCGCCCTGGCCGAGCCGGCGCGCCCATTCCTGGAGGTCGTTGGAGAGGAAACGGTAGCCGCCGACGGCCATGAGACCGGATGGCGGGGCGGTAATGCAGATCGCGCCGCTCTGGCGGTCGATCCGCGCCGCGTAGCCGGTGTCGACATAGTCGCGCGGCGGCTGCGCCGTCAGCGTCTCGCCGACCGGCTGCGGCGGGGCATAGGCTGCGATCGGCACCATCGGTCCGCGCAGGCCGAGCGTGCCCTTCGGCGTCAGCAGGATCTCGCCGGCGATGGAGGACCCGGACTGCTCGCGCGGGGCGCCGTGCGGCCCCGGCATCACTGCAACGGGCATGCCGTCCTCGCCGCGGCGGGCGCCGAACAGTCCCGCCTCGCCGAACAGGTAGACATCGGTCAGCGGCGCATGCGGGGCGATCCAGGCATCGCTCGCCGCCACTTGCTCGGGTGCCCGCCACAGGCCGATGACGTTGCGTAAGGTCGGCAGTCGTGCCGCGAGGTCGGAATCGGCGAGCCGCAGCGCGAGTTGTGCCGGCGCGACCAGCACCGCGCATTCATGCGCGTTGATCTGCTGCTCCAGCACGTCGTTCTCGAACGGATGATGCAGCGCCAGCGTGCCGCCCGAGAGCAGCCACACCGCGAGCGAGGAGGCGAGGCCCGCAAACGACATCGGCGTGAACGCCGCCATCACCGTCGCGCCCTGCCTGATGTCGGCCTCCAGCGACATCGCAAGGCCGCCGGCGATCAGGCTGAAGTGCGGCCGCGGCACCGGGCGGAAACCTTCCGCGGTGACGTCGAAGGAGATCATCGCCGCCTTGCGGCCGTCCTGGATCACGGCGCGCGTGGTGCCGGGCGGGCGGGCCAGCACGTCATCGAGCGAGGCCATGCCTTCGGGCAAATCGGTACCGAAGCCGCAGACATGGCGGATCGAGAACGCCTCGGCGGCGGCATGCATCGCGAGGTCGGCATAGCTGACGCCGTCGATCTTGCTCATGGTGACGATGGCGCGCGCCGCGGTGCGATTCAGCGCGGCCGTCAGCTCCGCATGGCGCCACAGCAGCGGCAGCACGGCGACGACGAGCCCGGCGCGATGGGCCGCGAGCACGGTCAGCACGAACTCGACCGTAGCAGGCAGCTGGATCGCGATGACGGAATTGGCCGGCAGGCCCGATTCGACGAAATGCGCCGACAGCGCCTCGATGGCGGTATCGGCCTCGGCATAAGTCAGCCGCCGCGGCTGGTGACCGGTCACGCGGGCCTTGTTGAGCGGATCGAGCAAAGCGAGCGCGTGCGGCTGCCGCAGCAGCGTGCGCTGAAACAGCGTGTCGAGCGTCGGGGATATTGCTGGCTGGTTCACGGCGTCACTTCGTTTGAGTGGCTCTAGGGCGGCCCCTTCGACCACCAGGTCTCCGGCAGATAGCCGGACAGCGCGGTGGCCTCGGGCCGTTCTATCCGATTCCAGCGCGCGATCCATTGCTCGGATACGTTAAACAGGGGGATTGTGTAGAAGCCCGCGATCAGGGCGCGGTCGAGCGCCCGCACCGCCGAGACGAATTCCGTATGATCACGGGCCTCCAGCAGCGCGGCGATCATGGCTTCGATCGCGGGGTCCTTGGCGCCCATGTAGTTGCGGGTCCCCGGATGGTCGGCTCCGGCGCTGCCCCAATAGAAATACTGCTCGTTGCCTGGCGAGAGCGACTGATCCCAGCGATTCTGGATCATGTCGAATTCGTAAGCGAGCCGGCGCTGGTCGAACTGCACGGGATCGACCGTGCGGACTCTGGCCTCGATGCCGGCGCGCTTGAGGTCGCGCTGGAACGCGAGCGCGATGCGCTCCTGGTCGCGGGTCGTCACCAGCATCTCGAAAGTGAAAGGCGCTTTTGTCTTGCGGTTGCGCAGCACGGTTCCGTCGAGATCCCAGCCGGCCTCCGACAGGAGTTTCAACGCGGCGCGCAGAGTGGTGCGGTCGCGCCCCGAGCCGTCGGTGACGGGCAGGCGGTAGCTGCCGTCCATGATGTCGGGCGGGATTTGTGCGGCGAAGGGTTTCAGCAATTCGCGCTCGCGCGCATCCGCAGCCCGGCCGTAGGCGGAGAGATCGGAACCTGCGAAATAGCCGGCGACGCGCGAATAGAGATTGAAGAAGTAGTTGCGGTTGACCAGCTCGAAGTCGAACAGCAGCGTCAGCGCCTGGCGCACCCGGATGTCGGCGAAGATCGGCCGCCTCGTGTTGAACACCAGGAATTCCGAAGGCTGCGGCACGCCCGGCTTGATGGTGTCGCGGATCACCTCGCCGCTTCTGGCTGCGGGAAAATCGTAGCCGTCGTGCCAGCGCAGCGGCTCGGGCTCGACACGGAAATCATAGAGGCCGCGCTTGAAGGCCTCGAACTGGCCGTTGGCCTCGCGGTAATAGTCGAGCCTGATCTCATCGAAATTGTAGAGCCCGCGATTGATGGGGAGGTCGCGGCCCCAATAGTCGGGGTTGCGCGTCAGGGTGACGCTGGCGCCGGGCTTCACGGCCGTGACGCGGTAGGGGCCCGAGCCGATGGGGCCGGTCAGCGTCGTCTCCTCGAAGCTCGCGACGTCGACCGCATGCTTCGGCAGGATGGGCATCAGGCCAAGGATCAGCGGCAGCTCGCGGTCGTTGGCGCCAGTAAGATCGAAGCGGATGGTGAGGGGATCGGGCGCCCAGGCCTTGGCGACCTTGGCATAGTACTGCCGCAGGTTCGGACGCCCATGGTCGCGCAGCAGCTGCCAGGAGAACAGCACGTCTTCGGCCGTTACCGGCCGGCCGTCGGAGAAGCGGGCGCGGGGATCGAGGTGGAACGTGACATAGCTCCGCTCGTCGTCGGTCTCGACAGTCTTTGCGAGCAGGCCGTAGAGCGTGAACGGCTCGTCCTGGCCGCGCGCCAGCAGGCTCTCCACGACGTAGCTGCGGATTGGCTGCACGGCCAATCCCTTGACGATGAACGGATTGAGGCTGTCGAAGGTGCCGAGAATGCCCCAGACCAGCCGGCCGCCCTTGGGGGCATCCGGGTTGACGTAGGGCATGTGGGTGAAATCGGCCGGCATCGCCGGCTTGCCATGCATGGCGATGGCATGGGCTTCCTCAGCCCGCGCGCTGCCTGCCAGGCTGATGATGAGCGCGAAGGCGAGACTGCAAAGGCGGACAGCAAGGCCCTCGAGCAGGCACTGGAACATGGACATTCGGACACGTTGATTCGAGGACCGGTCGCCGTGAATCCTATCACAGGGATTTTCCCGGAGCGCAGGCCAAGGCGGGGCTTGAGGCGCGGTCAAAGACGCTTGTCGGCATTGATCTTTTCGTCGGCCACGTTAAGAAGGCACCCAATCGCGCAAGAGCGTCGAACCCGTCACTTATCCGCCTCAATTGACGGGGAGAGAGCCGCACCCAAGGCGGCTAGGTTCGGCGCTTCGGAGCGGTTCGGGCACTTCCCGTTCAGAAAGGGTTTTCCGCAATGAATTTCCATGACTTGGCCGCGTCCATCCGGCCGCGCGGGCGGCTTCTCGCCCTGTTGACGGCGACGGCGTTGGTCGTTCCGTTTGCCGCCGAGGCCCAGGCTCCTGCTCCGGGTGCGCCCGCGCCCAAGGCGACGCCGAAAGCCGCTCCGAAGGCTGCCCCCAAGGCTCCGGCGCCGGCCGCCCAGGCGCCCGCGCAGCCGGCCCCCGCCCAGCAGGGTGCTCCGGCGCAGCAGGGCGCCGCCCAGCCGGCAGACCAGCAGATCCAGCTGATCTACGCCCCCTGGACCAAGTTCTGCCTCAAGGGCCAGGACGCCAATGCCAAGCAGGTCTGCTTCACCGGCAAGGACGGCCGCATCGAGTCGGGCCAGCCGGTGATCGCCGCCGTCATCATCGAGCCGGAAGGCGAGCCCAAGAAGATCCTGCGCGTGACGCTGCCGCTCGGCATGCAGCTCGTGCACGGCACCCGCATCATCGTCGATGGCAACGCGCCGCTGCAGCAGCCTTATGTGATCTGCTTCCAGAACGGCTGCATGTCCGACTACGAGGCCACGCCCGAGCTCATCAACAGCATGAAGAAGGGCCAGAACCTCGTTGTCCAGGCCATCAATGCCAACGGCGCGCCGCTGACCCTGCCGCTGCCGCTCGCCGGCGAATTCCAGAAGGCCTATGACGGTCCGCCGACCGATCCGAAGGTGTTCGAAGAAAACCAGAAGAAGCTCCAGGAAGAGCTTCAGAAGAAGGCCGACGAGCAGCGCAAGAAGCTCGAGCAGCAGGGCGCGGCTCCGGGCGCAGCGGCCGCCGGTCAGAAATAATCGGGACCGGATTCCGGATATGAAAAAGGCGCTCGGATGAGCGCCTTTTTTGTTGGCCGTTTGCCGGCTGCGAAACCTCAGTTCAGCGACGGGTTGCGCGGGCGATAGCCGCCGTCCTTGTTCTTGATGAAGATCTCGGCGACCTGGGAATGCCGGATCGGCTCGCCGGACTCGTCGGGCAGCAGGTTCTGCTCGGAGACGTAGGCAACGTACTCGGACTCCGCATTCTCCGCGAGCAGGTGGTAGAACGGCTGGTCCTTGTGGGGCCGCACGTCCTCGGGGATCGACAGCCACCACTCCTCGGTGTTGTTGAATTCCGGATCGATGTCGAAGATCACGCCCCGGAACGAGAAAATCCGATGGCGCACGACCTGTCCGATCTGGAATTTGGCGGTCCGCGTTTTGATCATCCCCCGTCGATAGACCAGGATTGTGGCCGATGCTAGTGGCCTGATCCGGAATTAACCTTCGCTTCCGGGGCGGATAGCCCCCAAGTCTTTAGAAAACACTTCATCAATGGTCGATATCCTCAATCTGGCTCTACCTTATTTCGGCCTGATCTTCGTCGGGTTCGCCTGCGGCAAGGTCAAATCGCTGCCGGAATCGGGCCTCGCCTGGATGAACTTCTTCCTGCTCTACGTGTCGCTGCCGGCGCTGCTGTTCGCGATCATGTCGAAGACGCCATTCGCGGAATTGAACAACCCGCCGTTCCTGGTGGCGACGACGCTGTCGACGGTCGCGGCCTTCACCCTGGCGCTGGTCGTCGGCAAGGTCCTGGGCCGCCTCACGCTACGCGAGGCGACGCTTGCAGGCCTGTCCGGCGGCTACGGCAACATCGGCTACATGGGTCCTGGACTGGCGCTCGCGGTGCTCGGGACCAAGGCGGCGGCGCCGACCGCGCTGATCTTCTGCTGCGACAGCATCTTCCTGTTCACGATCGTGCCGCTCTTGATCGAGCTCTCCGACCGCGAGCATCCCTCGCTGGTGCATGCCGTCGGCGTGGTGCTGAAGCAGATCGTGCTCAACCCGCTGATCATGTCGGCGTGCTTCGGCGCGGCCGTAGCCGCGCTCCATATCGAGCTGCCGGTTGTGCTCGACCGCACCATCACCTTCCTCCAGAACGCAGCCGCGCCGACCGCGCTGTTCGTGCTCGGCGTGACGGTGGCGCTGCGTCCATTCGACCGCGTGCCCTGGGAGGTGCCCGGCGTGATCGCGATAAAACTCCTGATCCATCCGCTCACGGCGTTCGGCCTGATGCTGGCGTTCGGCCCGTTCGCGCAGCCCTGGGCCGCGACCGCGGTGCTGATGGCCTCGCTGCCACCGGCGCTGAACGTGTTCGTGATCGCCCGGCAGAACGATGCCTGGATCGAATCCGCCTCCGTCGCGGTGCTGCTCGGCACCTTCGCGTCGGTGATCACGCTGACCAGCGTGATGTGGGCGATCCAGACGGGGCGGCTGGCGTTTCCTTAGGAAACGCTCGCCAAGCTACCTTCGCCAGGTCGGCGTCAGCCCCTCGCGCATCGCAAAGCGCCGGAGCGGGCCGATGGCGCCTAACAGGTGCATGCCGACGGCGCGGACCGGCTGGAGCGGCAGGAAGTCGTTGAGCAAAGAGCGATTGGCGATGTCGATCGCGAAGGTCCGGCTCAAGATGTCAGGCCGCCGGGCCCGATCGTAGCGCTTGAGCACCTCATCCGCGCCGGGGTCCTCACCCGACGCGATGGTCTCGCCGGCGAGCCTGGCGATGTCGGCGGCATCGCGAAGGCCAAGGTTGAGGCCTTGGGCGCCGATCGGCGGAACCACATGGGCGGCTTCGCCGACCAGCGCGACGCGGCCGCGGCCGAAGGATCTTGGGCGTTCGATCGCCAGCGCGAACAGGTTGCGGCCGGGCTCGACCGTCATGCGTCCCAAGATCGAATGCGACTGCTTCTCGACCGCGGCGGACAATTCATCATCGCTCAAGCCGCGAAGCCGCTCGGCCTCCGCCGGCGCCGAGACCCACACGATGCTGGAGCGATTACCCGGCAGGGGCACGAACACGCAGGGGCCGTACGGCGTGTGGAACTCGGTCGAGACGTTGCGGTGGGGGCGGGCATGGCCGACGTTGAAGGTCAGCGCAGTCTGGTTCAATTCGCGCCGGGTCACCGCGATGCCGGCGGCTTCGCGGCACAGCGAATGCCGGCCGTCGGCGCCGACCACGAGCCGGGCCGAAAGGAATTGCGCGGACGCCGTGCGGATCGCAACGTCGTCGGCTTCGATCACGACGCTTTCGGCCTCGTCGTCGAACCGGACGACCTTGGGCAGCTCAGTCGCGCGCGCCTCCAGCGCCAGCATCAGCGAGCGGTTGTCGATGTTGTAGCCGAAAGCATCCAGCCCGATTTCGTGACAGGAGAACCGGACCTCGGGGCTGCGGAACAGCCGTCCGGTGTCGTCGACGAGCCGCATGACCTGCAGCGCGGCTGCCTTGTCCTTGCAGCGGGGCCAGACGTCGAGGCTCTCCAGCAGATCGACGGAGGCACCCAGCAGCGCGGTGGTGCGGTTGTCTGCATAGGGCACGCGGCGCGCCACCAGCGCGGTCCGCGCGCCGGCCTGCGCCAGCGCAATGGCCGCGCCAAGTCCGGCCGGTCCGCCGCCGATCACGGCTGCGTCAAAGAGCGTCGATGCGTCTGTCATGGACTGACAATTGACACGCTCCGCGGCAAATTCAAGCCCAGCTATTTTTCCCTGATTTTGTGGCGAATTGTGCGACCGCGCGCCGCAATGGCTTATGTGCAAACCGGCCCCATTCTGATAGCAAAAGCCATGGATACCCAAGAGGATTCCCTGAAGCCGAGACCGGCGGTCCGCGCCGCGGCCTTCTCGGTGCACATCTTCACGGCCTTCGGCGCGGCGATCGCGCTGCTGGCGATGCTCGAGGCCGTGCGCGAGCACTGGGCGGCGATGTTTCAGTGGCTGGGCGTTGCCCTCATCATCGACGCGATCGACGGTCCGATCGCGCGCCGGCTCGACGTCAAGACGGTGCAGCCGAACTGGTCCGGCGATGTGCTCGACCTCGTGGTCGATTTCGTCACCTATGTCTTCGTGCCGGCCTATGCGATCGTGGCCAGCGGTCTGCTGCTGCCGGTCGCAGCGCCCTTGCTCGGCGTCGCCATCATCGTCACCAGCGCACTCTATTTCGCCGATCTGCGCATGAAGGCGGAGGACAATCATTTCCGCGGCTTTCCGGCACTGTGGAATGCGGCAGCGTTCTACCTGTTCCTGCTGCACTGGCCGCCGCTGTGGTCGACGCTGCTGGTCGCGGCACTCGTGGTGCTGACCTTCGTGCCATTCCACGTGCTGCATCCGGTCCGCGTCGTGCGGCTGCGCTGGCTGACGATGTCGCTGATCGCGATCTGGGCCGTGCTCGGCCTCTATGTGCTGGAGATGGACTTTCGCGTCGGCGTCGGCGTGACGGTCGTGATGTGCGCCATCGCGCTCTGGATCAGCTTCAGCGACGCCGTGATCCGCCTGGCAAGATCTTTCGCATGATGCACCTCATCACCAGCCCCGAAGCCTGGGCCGCGCTGCTCACTTTGACTGCGCTCGAGATCGTGCTCGGCATCGACAACGTCATCTTCCTGTCGGTGATCGTCTCGCGCATCCCCGAGCAGCAGGCGCTCCGCGCCCGCCAGATCGGCCTCGCGCTGGCGCTGGTCTTCCGCATCATCCTGCTCAGCGTCCTGGTTTGGCTGATCGGCCTGACCGCGCCGGTGTTCTCGCTCGCAGGTTACGACTTCTCCTGGCGCGATCTGATCCTGATCGGCGGCGGCCTTTTCTTGATTGCGAAAGCGACGCACGAGATCCACGCCGAGGTCGACGCCGATGACGGCGAGGGCGGTCAGAAGTCCGCCGGCAGTGCCTTCTTCTGGGTGATCGTCCAGATCATCGTCATCGACATCGTGTTCTCGCTGGACTCGATCATTACCGCGATCGGCATGGCGCAGGATATCGAGATCATGATCGCGGCCGTCGTGATCGCCTGCCTGATCATGTACGTTTCGTCCGGGCCGGTGGCGCGATTCGTCGCGGCGCATCCGACCACCAAGATGCTGGCGCTGGCGTTCCTGGTGCTGATCGGCGTCGCGCTGGTCGCGAACGGATTCCAATTTCACATTCCGCGCGGCTACATCTATTTCGCAATTGCGTTCTCGGCGGCGGTGGAATTCTTCAACGTGCTGGCCAAGCGTAACCGCAAGAAGGCCGGCAAGCCCTCCGCCTAGTGGTTGCGACCAGCGCCGAGTTGACAAGATCGGCGCGATGTCTTTCGCTTAGCCGAAAGAAGAGGAGGTCAGGGATGACCAAAGCCGTCCGCGTGCACAAGGTCGGAGGCCCCGAAGCCCTGGTCTATGAGAGCGTCGAGGTGCCGGCGCCGGGCCCCGGCGAGGTGCGCATCCGCCAGCATGCGGTCGGCCTCAACTTCATCGACGTCTATTACCGCACCGGCCTCTACAAGGCGCCGGGGCTGCCCTTCATCGCCGGCAACGAGGCCTCGGGCGAGGTCACAGCGGTCGGGCCGGGCGTGACCAATTTCCATCCCGGCGACCGCGTCGCCTATTACCACAATCTCGGCGCCTATACCGGCGAGCGCAACATCCCCTGGGAGAAGCTGGTCAAGCTGCCCGACCACATCACCCACGAGCAGGGCGCCGTGCTGATGCTGAAGGGGCTCACGGTCTGGTACCTCCTGCACAAGACGTTCAAGGTCGAGCCGCATCATCGCGTGCTGATCCACGCTGCGGCCGGCGGCATTGGCCTGCTCGCGTGCCAATGGGCAAGGGCGTTAGGGGCCCATGTCATCGGCACCGTCGGCTCGCGCGAGAAGGCCGAGCTTGCCGAAGCCAATGGCTGCGATCACGTCATCCTCTACAACGAGGAGGATTTTGTCGCGCGCGTGAAACAAATCAGCCGCAACGAGGGCTGCGACGTCGTCTATGACGGCGTCGGCAAGG comes from Bradyrhizobium diazoefficiens and encodes:
- the mfd gene encoding transcription-repair coupling factor — protein: MKPGMKSPAELLTPGRALTLANVAEGAEGLIVSDLARAIAARPKKPAVSLAVVCRDGARMQQLERALRFFAPDLPVLTFPAWDCQPYDRVSPHGGILAQRLTTLARLASLTGSDKPLIVLTTVNAVVQRVPARELVAAQALSVAPGNVVPMDTIVAWLEHNGYNRSSTVREPGEYAVRGGILDLFPAGLEQPVRFDFFGDSLESIRSFDAETQRTLLDMRSLDLVPVSEFQLVTDTIRRFRMGYVAEFGAPERDDSLYEAVSEGRRHPGMEHWLPLFQDRMDTLFDYLQGAVVAIEPQAEDAVRERFKQILDYYEARRDAMEHPGGGAIYKPLPPDRLYLTDEEWAKRLGDIPLARLTPFSVPADGSSVVDAGARKGRDFAPERNDTTVNVFESVVSHVMALQASRKKVVIALWTEGSRDRMTSMLRDHKLTHTTSVNSWRTVQATPRNETMLAVLGLESGFETDEIAVISEQDILGDRLVRPRKASRKLDNFISEVTSLTAGDIVVHVDHGIGRFIGLQTLDVAGAPHDCLELHYAAETKLFLPVENIELLSRYGSDQTTVELDRLGGSGWQNRKAKLKNRIREIAGELIKIAAERQLHDAPKLPVQPGLYDEFCARFPYDETEDQLGAIESTLKDLEKGRPMDRLICGDVGFGKTEVALRAAFAVALEGKQVAVVVPTTLLARQHYRTFSERFKGFPVNVAQASRLVPTKQLNEVKKGLADGSVDIVVGTHALLGKAIKFRDLGLLIVDEEQHFGVSHKERLKALRAEVHVLTLSATPIPRTLQLALTGVRELSIIASPPVDRLAVRTFVAPHDPLMIREALLRERYRGGQAFYVVPRIDDLAEVKDFLDKNVPEMKVAVAHGQMPPAVIEDIMTAFYDGKFDILLSTTIVESGLDIPNANTLIVHRADMFGLAQLYQLRGRVGRSKLRAYALFTLPAQQKITAQAERRLTVLQSLETLGAGFQLASHDLDIRGAGNLLGEEQSGHIKEVGFELYQSMLEEAIVNLKAGVAEPAADRWSPQITIGMPVLIPEDYVGDLSVRLSLYRRLADLDTEEEIENFGAEMRDRFGVLPDEVRYLFKVAAIKAFCRRANVEKIDAGPKGAVIVFRDNSFAHPDRLVTFIRSHGQAAKVRPDMKVVFLQDWETPEERLAGTTEIMRQLAQLAESKKAA
- a CDS encoding GGDEF domain-containing protein, whose amino-acid sequence is MSQAGPILFVSNAERPPFIAALDEARLFPVVETDWASAARAVEQVQPAAVLAAMHAGHEPHMAGLSRKIADQLPYVPFVAMDAAGTLPHNALPFTSRGGNSDRLIARLRAALRVRTLHATVLRRLPEAKVTLPESDPARDATVLLIGRGAAYPALSVALGERVGVVGALSIEAAAKHLNTRDLDGVVLAEGFTARVTDAFLTVLAEDTRFRSLPVIVTVHQLTQTYDLPNLELIPGEPVKVAANALPLIRQHAMEAQLSRTLRSIDAGGWLDPRSGLLTVEAFARDFAKAVEQTLARGGGLSVARFAFDPGNSRAQLDAARILSRLMRQMDFGAAQKDGSVIVVFAETDFRTAHMIARRLSAVMRHTSNGKHEMRSDPVVSVDSLSPSDTARSLLARLSADASRAAS
- a CDS encoding class I adenylate-forming enzyme family protein, translated to MNQPAISPTLDTLFQRTLLRQPHALALLDPLNKARVTGHQPRRLTYAEADTAIEALSAHFVESGLPANSVIAIQLPATVEFVLTVLAAHRAGLVVAVLPLLWRHAELTAALNRTAARAIVTMSKIDGVSYADLAMHAAAEAFSIRHVCGFGTDLPEGMASLDDVLARPPGTTRAVIQDGRKAAMISFDVTAEGFRPVPRPHFSLIAGGLAMSLEADIRQGATVMAAFTPMSFAGLASSLAVWLLSGGTLALHHPFENDVLEQQINAHECAVLVAPAQLALRLADSDLAARLPTLRNVIGLWRAPEQVAASDAWIAPHAPLTDVYLFGEAGLFGARRGEDGMPVAVMPGPHGAPREQSGSSIAGEILLTPKGTLGLRGPMVPIAAYAPPQPVGETLTAQPPRDYVDTGYAARIDRQSGAICITAPPSGLMAVGGYRFLSNDLQEWARRLGQGALLTALPDRLSGHRLAGRAQDNARAREALSQLGLNPLMVEAFRDRSGPV